In the Parashewanella tropica genome, TGTTAAAAGTCGTCGAGATGCGAAAGTATTAACCATGATCTTAGGCATTGTGATTTTCATTGATGATTACTTCAATAGCCTAGTGGTAGGCTCAGTAGCACGACCGTTAACAGATAGATATTACATTTCAAGAGCCAAGTTAGCTTACCTTTTGGATTCAACAGCTGCGCCAGTATGTGTGATCTCTCCTGTATCAAGTTGGGGGGCCTATATTATCGCTTTAATTGGTGGAATATTAACGACGCATGGTTTTCATAATGTCAGTTATTTGGGAACCTTTGTAGAAATGATCCCTATGAATTTTTACGCCATTTTTTCACTCCTGCTTTTGTTTTGCGTATGCATGTACGGTTTAGATGTAGGTTCGATGAAACAACATGAAATAAATGCTCAAAGAGGGGAGCTGTATGATCCCATCAAGGGCACACCACCAGGCAGCATTGCTGATTTACCCGAAGAGCAGAATGGTAAGGTTTCAGGATTGTTTATTCCTATTGCAATCTTAGTCTTTGCAACTGTGAGTTTTATGATTTTGACAGGTGTTCAACAATTACAAATGGAGCATTTGCCACTTAGTCTAATAAAAGCTTTTGAAAAAACGAATGTGAGTTTGTCTTTAGTTCTCGGTTCCAGCACTGGCCTTATAGTGACGTTATGGTTGGCAGTAAAACAAAAAATGCCAGCAGACAAAATCAAATTGGCGATTTTACACGGCATTAAATCTATGTTGCCTGCCATTTATATATTAATTTTTGCGTGGACAATTTCTGGCGTTATAGGACACTTGCAAACGGGTAAATATATGGCGACTCTTGCTTCTGGTAATATCCATTTTGCGCTACTGCCAGCAGTAATGTTTGTATTAGCAGGCATTACCTCCTTTTCCACAGGTACGAGTTGGGGAACCTTTGGGATCATGCTTCCTATTGCGGCTGATATGTCTATGGGAACGCATTCATCTATGATGGTTCCTATGCTAGCTGCAGTGCTTTCAGGCTCTGTATTTGGCGACCATTGCTCTCCCATTTCTGATACGACTATTTTGTCTTCAACAGGGGCGAGTTGTCATCATATTGATCATGTCACCACTCAATTACCTTATGCGTTAATGGCGGCGACTATCAGTATGTTTGGGTATTTAGTCTTAGGGTTAACGAGCTCAGTAATGTGGGGATTAGTCACTTGCTGTACTTTATTTATTGGATTGGTCGCAATATTGAAATATAAAGCTTCTAAGCCATGATATGCCGAAGGTTTCTTGTTATCATTTTACAACGATAATAAGAAAGGACCCTTGGCTATGGCTCAGCTGTATTTTTATTACTCTGCAATGAATGCAGGTAAATCAACTTCTTTACTTCAATCATCTTATAACTATCGTGAGCGCGGAATGAACACTTTAGTGTTAACTGCGGCAATTGATGATCGATATGGTGTAGGTAAAGTGGCATCTAGAATTGGACTTGAAACTGAAGCCAGTATTTTTGGTGCTGAATCGAATTTGGTTGAGCTGGTTGAATCAGCATTAAAGGAACAAGAAATCCATTGTATTTTAGTGGACGAAAGCCAATTTTTGACAAAGGAACAGGTAAAGCAGTTAACTCATGTTGTCGATAATATGGATATTCCGGTTTTGTGTTACGGCTTGAGAACTGACTTTCAAGGTGAGTTGTTTAACGGCAGTCAATACTTACTCGCGTGGGCAGATAAGTTGGTTGAGCTCAAAACTATTTGCCATTGCGGACGTAAAGCTAACATGGTTGTTCGTCTTGATGGTGATGGCAAGGTGATGAAAGAAGGTGAGCAGGTCGCCATTGGCGGTAACGAAAGTTATGAATCAGTTTGCCGTAAGCATTATCGCGAGTTTATTTGGGATCAGTGATTGTTTGAAAAACTGGATAAATTAGCTTGTATATAGCAACAGAGTAATAGCGTAAACAGCAACCGAAGCGCACATCTGATAGGCAGGAAGCCTGAATGCCATGAAGCACATGGATGTGCGAGAATGGCCCTGTGCTGACGACCGTGACATCCTGTCACGGACGGTTGTTTTATCACGCTATTACTCTCATTGGATTATTGGTGGCCTTTGTAATCCCTTTACTTTGCTAGAGAGTAATATTCCTTAAACTGTTTACTCGTTTCAGTAATTTCGCTACTACTTTCCAACTGTTCGATAAGAACCCGACCCGCCATAATCACTACCCAATAATCATAAAAACTCCAAAAGAGTTTAGTGGCGATTTCAAATTCAACTCTATTTGATAAATTCAATTCTGAATGTGATTTTAGATAATCAGTAACGATTAGTTTTTTATCACTTTCAGTAAGATCATGGTTTTCAATTAACGAAGCCAGTTCAAAAAGTGGGTGTGATTGGCAGGCGTATTCAAAATCAATACAGATTAATTGTCCGTTTTTGATGAGTATATTCTCTGGGTTTAAATCCCTGTGACAGAATTGAGGTTTTACGTTTAAGCTCTCAAGAAAATCGACCCAACCTTTGATGTTAGGTTGTAGTGAATCTAGTTTTGATTTCAGTTTATTCCATTGCTCATATTCAGTGAGCAAATCAAAGTTATTCGTTTGTAGCAACTGAGTTGTAATAGATTGAACTTGTTGCTGATAGATTTGCCATTGCTGTTCGCAAGTGATTATTTTTGTGGGCAAGGGCAGAGTGCTCAGAGCATTCAATAGTTTTTGGACTTCTTTTAATCCATATCCTTTATCTATCGGTTGCTGAATATATTCACTCAAATAGAAGTTATTATCTCCACTTACCCAAAACAACTTTGGCGCAAGACTACTTTGCTCTGCTATTCGCCAACACTCAATTTCATTTTCTCTATCGCAAATAAAACTGGATTCAGCAGAATTGACTCTGAGTACATAATCTTGCGTAGGAGTATTGATTAAAAAATTACGGTTACTTTTTCCCGCAGTCAGAGTAGAGACTGAAGTCATGTGCGGAATGATCGAGAGCCTCGTATCATGTTCACAATACTCAAGTGCACTTATTACTTCTGCGGGAAAAGACTCCATTAAGCAAAAGACTCCGTTTTATCGCTACTTGAGTTTTGTTTCATTGAATCTCGCCATTGCTTATAACCAATGACAGAAAGTACAAGATACAACCCAAACAACACTGAAGTTAGCATCAACTCTTTATTGATATAGAGGTAAATAGATACTGAGTTTATTACTAACCAATAGAGCCAGTTTTCCAATACTTTTTTAGCCACTAAGTAAGTCGTTACTACTGCAAAACAGGTTGTAGCAGTATCTAAGTATGGATACGAGGCATGGGTATGGTTTGCCATAAAGTACCCTAAGATAAGCGATACGATTGTGGTTGTGGCAATAATGGCTAAATGCCTTTGCTTAGACCAAGAGACAACTTTTACGCCATGTTGCTCAGCACCGCCTTGGGTCCACATCCAATACCCATAAATCGCCATTGCTATGTAATAGAAATTCAGGATTGAATCCATTAACAAGGAGACTTTCCAAAAGATAATGGTATAAATGAGTGAGCTAGTAAAAGCGGCAGCCCAACACCAAATATTCTGTCTCATTGCTAATACTAGGTAAGCAACAGCAAGAATAACAGCAAGTGCTTCCCAATTGGTCATTACAGACATTTCAGACTGTATTTTTGTAATTAAATCCATATTGAACCTGAGTTTTGGATAATGAAATCTATTAATTTTTCATGTAGAGAGTGCATAATTCTATAGAGGTTTGCTTATCCTGAATTCAGGTTCACTACTCTTTATGGGTTAAGTCGAGTTCCGAGCCGATAAATTTACAAACAAATACGGCTTTGCCCCATTTAGAATGTGCTGCTTCCATTTCTGTTGCTAGCATACTCATGACTTCCTGATAATCACCACATACTTGAGTTGCCATAGCGTTAGTAGTACGAGTGATGTTTGGATAGTTGCGTAGGCGTTCAATAAACCACTGGATAGGCTCTAAGTAGTTTTCATTAAACGGATACATGCTGATTTCAGCTGTAAGTTTCATGGCTTGGTTCCTTTGATATAAAGGAACTATAGTGCGCACGACAACAGAGGCGTACGTCCATGTACTCACGACCGTTACATCCTGTAACGGACGGTTGTCTTAGCGCACTATAGTTCCTATCAAATTCAAATCACTGAATACGGAAATTAATATATTGAGTTCAATTAGAACTTAATATTAGTGGTGATACCAAACGCTCTAGGATCACCAAAGCGAATGTACTGCTTCTTCACCCAATCTTGGTCAGGTTCGTTACCAAAGAAGAAACCACGAACGCCGTATTTCTTATCAAATAAGTTACGTCCCCAAAGGTAAACACCCCAATCCTCAGTTTCATAACCCACTCTAGCATTGAAGATTTGGTAACCTTTTGACTTAGAGTCGTTACTGTCAGAGTAGAAAAACTTACTCTTACCACTGGTATTTAGGTTCACAAAAATACCATTATCAGCACGATAAGTCGCACCTAAGCTGTTAGTAAATTTAGGAGCATGTGCAAGCTCACGACCCGATAAATCGATAACTTTACCGCGTTTGTCTTTATAGCTGTAATCGCCGTAAGTAGCACGTAATAAACCTAAGCTTGCATAAACCTCTAGGTTATCCGTTGCTTGCCATTTAGCATCAACCTCTAGACCATAGTTGCTTGAGTTACCCGCATTCTCTGTATAAAGGATAAAGCGATCTGGACGGTCAGGATCTTGTTGTGATGCAGAAACTTGCTGATCTTGTCTATCCATGTAGAACAACGCAACATTAGTGCTTAGAGAATTATCCAACCAACGAGATTTGAAACCTAGCTCGTAGTTATATAGCACTTCAGTGTCGAACTGCTTTTTATCTTCAAAGCCTTTTGGCAAGCTCATATTAAAGCCACCAGCTTTATAGCCACGAGCAATTCGAATGTAAGTGCTGTGTTGCTTAGAAAGCGTTTTGCTTAGTGAGATATGGCCACCCCACATATTTTCAGATGGTGAGAAAGCCTCTTTTTTACTGTCTGTGTAGTCGCTATTACGACGCTCAAAACGAAGGCCATTGGATAAGCTATAGCCATTACCCAAATCAGTATCTAATTGACCGAAAACAGCATAGTTTGTCGCTTCATAATCTGAATCGATGCCACCACGGTCACCGTTATAAACATCGAATTGACTGTTGTCTTCTTTGAGGTTCATGGCGTAAACACCCACCAACCAATCAGTCGAGCCAGCGAAGATACGTCCCGATTCTTTTGGAGTTAAACGGAACTCTTGTGACAGAGTTTTACGATTGCCGGTTTTGCTCCAAATCGCATTGTATTCACATGGCTTATCACCACATTTACGGCTTTCCCAGTATTTAGGGTTTGCCCAATCACTGTCATAAGCGTGTAGATGTTTACTCTCTGAAAAAGAGGTAATTGACGTAATGTTAAAGTCATCAGCACCAGTATGGCTTATTTTAAGGCTTGAACCTGTGGTGCGTTGGCTGTCTTTACCCGGTTTGTCACTTAAGGTTTTAAAGCCGTTGTTATTTAATGTCCAAGCGTCATAACCATTGTCGAAATTGGCATGTAAAACGGTTAAGTCAGCAGTCGTGCCATCGTTGATTAACCAACGTAGTTTCATTCTGCCAGAGAATTCATCACGCTTGTTGGTATCGTCACGGTTTAAGAAGGTGTTTTTTCTAAAACCGTTTTGATTATGTTGCTGAATAGAAACACGATAAAGCACTGAATCAGAAATAGGGCCAGAGCTAAAACCACTGAAAGTACGTAAATCGTCATTACCTACTGATACTTCAGCACCGTGTTCAAAAACATCGCTAGGGTCATTACTTTTTAGGTAAATAAGACCAGCAAGTGCATTTGCACCGTAGCGAGTACCTTGAGGGCCACGAAGTACTTCAACTTGCTGTAGGTCGTACATGCTAGAAACCATGCCTAAACCAGATAAGTCGATATCATCAATGACATAACCTACTGATGAGTTCGGAGCACCTTTATAATCTTCTTGCTCACCAACACCACGAATTTGGAAGTAACGTGGGCGAGAAGTCGCACCAGACCAGTTAAAATTGGCGATAGAATTCAGTACGTCTTCAAAGTGCTGATCGCCTTCATCTTCTAATTGTTTAGCATCAATGATGGTTGCACTAGCTGGTAAGGTAAGTAAGTCGTGTTGGCGGAAATCAGCGGTTACTTTGATAACTTCGATATCGTCATTCTGCTTGGTTTCAGCAATAGCTTGTCCACAAACAGCTGCAGAAATGATCAGTGCAAGTGGAGATAATTTTTGTTTTAAAGCTTGGTTTAACATGGGACCTCAAAATAATCTGAGATCCGGCATTCGGTAAGCGCTATGAAAGTGCGAATAAAATGTTCACGACAGAATGTCATGACATTTTTTCATGGCATTAAAAAGCCATTTAGCCCATTCCTACGCCGGTATAAGCCGGATCAGGTTCTAAGGGTTTGATCTCAGTTCACAGACTTTTATCTGCAAACACCCCTCGGCGGCGGCAATTATATAGGAAATTAAAATAAAAAATGAGACAAATGTTGCGAAAATATGAATTAAAATAGCTTTATTGGTTTAATTGTGAGCAATTGTACGGTTTTGGTTGAAATGAGTGATGTCTAGAAGGGAAAGCGGCTTTCAGGTATCAACCGAAAACCGCTCAATAAGATTAAATGATAGCTGGGATACCTTTAATCATGCCAACTGCAAGCATAGCTGCAAGGCAAATCACAAAAGCTAGAGTTGGAATAACAACACGGTCGGCAAATGAAAGTTGTTTTGGTCTTTCTTTATCACCAATCAATCCATTGTTATCTAAAAGCATGGTTAGTGCCCATGCTAACACTGGGTTAGCAACAAACGCCGCAAAAATACAAATGCCAGCAGCTTGACTGCTGACGCTGTCTTTAACCATTTGCAAGCCAGCTTCAAGTAGTGGTAAGAATACACCAACAAGTAAAGCAATTGACATTACTGGTCGCCAAACCGCAACATCCATAGGATAGCCAAGTATCGCGACTACAATACAAAGCAAGCCAAGTAAGATTGCTCCAGCTGGAATAGGGCGTTTGGCAATCGCAGCAGGGATCATATAAGTTCCCCAAGACGAAGTGATGTTACCACCACCAACAGCTGTACCAACAATCTGACGAAGAGAACAAGTGGTCATGGTATCGTCAACGTCCATGAGCACTTTATCTGTACCTTTAGGGTAGTTCAGCTCTTGGAAAATACGGTGCCCCAAAAAGTCAGGCGACCACATGGCTACAGCTAAAATCGCAAATGGTAAAGAAGCAATAAAGTGTTCAACATTAGGTAAGCCTAGCTGCCAACCTGTTTCAGTTGAGCCCCACCAATAAACAGGGTTTAAGTTTGGAAGACCTGGAGCGGTTACAAATTGTAAATCTAACCCTGCACCTAAACCAAAAGCAACGATAATTGCCGTAATTGAGCAAAGAGGAATCGCTAACCAACGCTTTTCAATTTTTGCTAGGAAGGCATAAAGCACCACGTTGATAAGTAAGATAACAAACGCAACATATGATAATGAATAGTCGAGAGCATGTTTAGCTTGAAGCCCAGCAGACCAGTCAAATAATGAAGTGATTTGACCTTTGGCTCCCATAAACCCTAAATAAACGAGTAAACCACCGGCAACACCACTACTGGTGAGGTTTACGAGTCGGGAACCTCCTTTTAGCCAACTGAGGATCAAACCAAATACACCAATAAGAATGGCGAGAGCAAGAGGGTGAGCACCAGCAAGAGCAATTGTGCCAATAAGAGGGATCATTGGGCCATGATTGCCGCCAAGGTTAGCTCTAGGGTTGATAAAGCCAGAACTTAGTACGCAAAATAGTAACGCTGGAATCAACATTTCGACGCGCATTACTTGAATCGCGAAATCTGCACCTAAATTAACATGAGGCCATTTCTCCGTTAAACCCGCTGCCCAAGCCGCCATTACAGCAGAATACATTACGGTAATACCGATAGTACCCGCTATGGCTGGTACAAGATCTTCCCATTCAAATCGAAAGTCACGCCCGGGTAAATTAAGCCCCCAACGGCGTGGCTTCATAATTTGAAGCTCGTGTTCTAAATAGTCGCTTCTGGATTCGAATTCAGAAGCAGGTCGATGCAGTTCTTGATAGCTTGCATTGTCCAAGTTTTGATCATTCATTTTATTTTCTGACATAAATAGTATCGCTCCCAGATGGTCAAACTGAGACAGTCTCTTGAAGAGAGTTTAAATCTAAATTGGTATTACCAATTTACCTATTGGGGATAGTAACAGAAGATGTGGTGCGGCATCAGTACTGAAATCACAGCTTAAAAGATTGAATGGAAAAAATTGAGATCTTGGTAACAAAATCGAGAGCTTAATTGATAGTTCTAAATAAGTTGAGTGCTGGATGTGAAATTACAGTTTTGTTATTGGAAAGAAAAAAGCGACTTCATTGAAGTCGCTTTTGAATATTCGTTAAATATTAGAATTTAACTTCAGTTTCTACAAACCATTCACGTCCGCGAGCGTTGAATAGCGAACGCTCATAGTGTGGCCAGCTTGATAATGTTGGGTCAAAGTTAGGACCTTTATCAAATAGGTTCAAGATACCTGCTTTGATTTGAACATCGTCAGAAACGTTGTAAATCGAAGTGAAGTTCCACTTAACGTATGAAGCTACTTCATTAGCCTTTTCATCAAAGTTCTTAGAGTTAGCTTTTACTGACTTATAGCTTGCACCATGGTGTCTTGCAGTGTAGAACATACCAAGAGTTGTTGTGAAATCTTGATAATTCCAAGCTGTAACGAAGCTACCTTTTAGTCGAGCAATACCGCCGTCATCGATGTCATCATCAACAGGAGAAGCTGCATCAATTTGGCTTTCTGATTTAAGCAAGTAGGTCGCTTTAGTTTTGAAAGAAAGCTCACCTAGAGCGTCCATTTCATAAGTGTAACCACCTTCTAAATCAATACCGCTTACCTTTTTAAATGAAAGGTTTTGCGCTACAGAGTTGATGTGAGTAATTTTTCCTTGAGCATCACGAGTAATATCTTTTTCGTAAAGCTTATGTTCACGAGCTTTTCTAGAAGCTGATACAGTAGTAACCATATCATTTAGCTTCCACTCCCAAACATCAATAGAAACGTTTAGCTCGTCAGTACCGTATACGGCACCAACATTTGCTGTATAACCTTTCTCTGCTTTCAGATCTGGGTTAGCGCCTGTTGTAATATCGATGTGTAATTCATTACATACGGTATTTACATTGTCAGGTAGACCTTTAATAACCTTGTCAGGTGTTCCACCAAGTTCTAGGCATCGTTTAACGTCAGTTACTTGAGAGAAACCTGTAGAAGGGTCACCGTATACACGTTGCATATCTGGAGCACGGAATACCTTGTTATATGAACCACGTACTAGAAGTTCATCAATTGGACGGTATTCTACAGCGATAGATGGCGTAACATTACCACCAAAGTCACTGTATTTGTCATAACGAAGTGCTAAGTCAAAAGTCAGCTCATCTAAAACAGGAACTCTAAGCTCTGAGTACACTGCGTAGAATGAACGCTCACCTTGACCAGAAGAACCACCAGTACCTACAACATTACCAGCTTTAGATTCAGTATCTGCATTAGCACGATATTTTTGCTTAGACCACTCAGAACCTAAAGCAAATTCTAGATCATTACCATTTGGAAGCTGTAAAGCAACACCTGAGATATTTGCTTGGAAGTTCAGTAGCGAAGAAGTCGCACGAGAATGAGGCGTGTACTCTAACTTTTTGTATGCATCTTTTGAAATAGGATCAAGAAGAGACTTACCATTTTTCTCAGAAGTGATGTAGTCTACGATTTTTTGCTCTAGGCTATAACCGCTATTAAATACATCTAAATCTGTTTTTCCGTAGTTTGCAGATACGTCCCAGCTATATTCGTCAGCTAAAGTACCCTCTAGAGCAAATGAGCCATAATAGTTTTGGGTATTGGTTTCACCTTTACGGTTACCCAAACCATTCAAACGTCTGATGTAGTAGTACTTACCGTCTTCAGCGTTCGCAAAATCCCCGCCAAATGCATCAGCCTTGTTATAAGTAAATTTTCTACCATAAGCATTAACATTTACTTTATTTTCTTTAACTTCAACATCCACACCATCAGTTGACGTAGGTTCAATCAATGTGGTTGATTTAGCTTTTGCGAAATCAATTCGGCCATTAAAAATGGTGTCATCAGTTAACTCGTAATTAAAAATAGTCGAGCTGATAAAACGGTAACTTTCTGGGCTTAGGTCACGTTGCTTAGAGCGGTCATATCCACAACGATTGTTTGCTTTATCCCATAGTAAGTCTTGGGTTTCACATTGTTCTTGATTAAGTGCTCTTTGGCCTTTTGCACCTTTAGAGTTTGGAGCAATACGTGCACCGTATGAGCTGTATTTAGATTTAACACTGTGTGGTACTTTATCTGTATCTAAGCCAAAGTTAGCTCTGTCAGTAGTCTTTAATTGTTCATTGAAGTTAAGTTCAACAAAGCTAGATACATTACCACGTTCTGAACTAGAACCAAGAGATAAAGCTACACGAGAGTTAGCTCCACCACCATGAGTAGTATCACCGCGACGGGCTTTTAATGCGATTCCTTCAAAATCTCTTTTCAAAATGATGTTGATAACACCACCAACGGCATCTGCACCATAAATTGCAGACGCACCAGATTGAAGAATTTCAACACGAGCTACAGCTTCCATTGGCAAGTTTGCAGTATCTACAAAGTTATCTGTACCATTTAAGAATTTAGGGTATTGATTTAATCGTTTGCCGTTAATCAAGGTAAGGGTACGGTTAGCTCCTGCACCTCTTAGGCTAATTGCAGATGCTGAAGGAGTATATCCATGCACTGATTGTGTAGTAACTGCACCTGTTGTTGCGCTTAGATTTTCAAGAGCATCTTGAACATTAGTAAAACCTTGCTTGGCCATGTCATCAGCACTTAATACGACAACTGGATTAGCAGTTTCCATATCAGTACGTTTAATACGAGAACCAGTAACTTGAATACGTTCTACATTTGCTGACTCTTCTGCTGCGATTACGTTTGCAGTAGACAATGTTGCAGATGTTGCACCAGCTATTAACGCGAGGCGTACAGCTTTGGCTAATACAGCATTAGCTTGCATTGATATTTCTCCCTAAAAAACGATTTGTTATTTAATTTTTTTAGATTTTAAAATGTAATTTCAGGTTTATTTTGAAATAAAAATCTAATTACATTGACCCGAATATAATCACATTAAATTTTTATCGGCAACACTGTGTATACAAAATCTACAATGGTGTGATTTAACAAATTAAGCAACAATCAAATGGTTTCTGCTTATGTTTGTTAACATTTGATTTGTTTTTGTTCTGACAGGAGAAAAACTTAGAGAAAGATCAAATATAATGTTTATTTAAAGTTAATTATGTTTTTATTTTTTTTTAAAGTATTGGTTAATGTTTTATAATGTTTTCAAGTTGTTTTAATTAAATAAAATTATAATTAAGTGCCGTTTGGTTATATTTTAGTCTTTATTTGGGTGTTAACAGAGAAGTTTAGAGATAGTGAGCGAGTTAAAGAAGGGGTAATAGTAAGAATAAACAGTCTTTTTAACAAAAGAGAGGCTTAAATTTAAGCCTCTCTTTACTGTTAAATTAGTATTTAGAATTTAACATTTGCTTTGATAAAGAAGAATCGACCAATAACGTCATAAGTGTATGGGTCAGTGTTCGAATCATTGTTACCTGAGTAGTATGGAGGTTGCTTATCAAATAAGTTCTTAACACCACCTGATAGGGTTACATCATTAGTTAATGAGTAAGAACCTAATAGGTCGTGATAAACAACGCTACCAACAGACGGTGCAGCACAGTCTTTTGGATTCTTCTTACATTTAGAAGAGAATGAATCCATACCGTCGATGAATCGTGCAGCATAAGTCGCAGACCAATCATCACTAGAAGCCTTAATGCTTAGGTTTGATTTAAGTTTAGCGTAAGCACCTACACCACCAGTGATATAACCTTTATAGTCAACAGCTTTACCATCAGGATCGAACTCTTTGAACTCTGTCAAAATAGACGTATCAAGGTTTGTCTTCCACTCAAGGCCGAATGCATCAAAGCCATAGGCTAGGTTGATGTCAAACCCAGAAGTTTTAGCTGCACCGATGTTTTGTAGACCATTGTTGAAGCTAATACGACCTGTTGAATCTAAGTTAATATCCGCAGACTTACATAATGCAGTGTCTTGGTTGATTTTCTTACCGTTGGCACCTAAACACTTATCAGCGATGTAGCTTGAATCCACTTTAGTGATAGCGTTAGTAATATCGATGTTGTAGTAATCAACTGTCAACGATAGGTTTTCAATAAAGCTAGGTTCAATAACAACACCTGCAGTTAAGGTTTTCGCCTCTTCTGGAGTCAGTAATGGGTTACCACCAACAGTAACTTCTGCCTGAGTCTGCTCTGTTGCAGGGTGATCAACTTGATCAAATGATGGAGACTTACCACCGTATAATTCACTTACAGTTGGAGCGCGGAATGCCGTCGATTTAACACCACGTAGCATAATGCTGTCATTTAGGCGCCAAGTTAGACCAAGTTTCCAAGTCTTATCAGAACCAAAGGTACTGTAGTCGAAGAAACGTGCTGCAGCACTTAATTCAACTTGCTCAGCCATCGGCAATTCACTTAATAGTGGAATTGCAAATTCAGTGTAGGCTTCTCTTACGCTAAATGAACCAGACGTTGGCTCAACACGTGGGTCATTCGCAAGACCTTGAGCTGTTAATGAATCTGGAGTGAAGTATGCAGACTCTTTACGATACTCAATACCGGATGCGAAACCGACTACACCAGCAGGAAGTTCGAATAGTTCACCAGCAAAGTTTGCTGCAGCAATATCTAACTCACTACCACCACTGTTCATTTCGGTGTAAATGAATGGCTTAATACTGTCGCCTCTCCAAGAAGATTGCTTAAATGGGTCAAACTTCTTGTCTTTAACTGCTTTGTCGATAGCACCTAAATTATGAAGGTTAGCTAGCTTGTCTACCGAGTCATTTTTCCCTTTGTTGTACGAAACGTCCCATGTGATGCCGTTATCAAATTCACCCTCTAGACCTAAAACTAGGCGAATAGTATCAACATTTTGTGAGAAGTTACGAGTACCAGATTCAACCATACGGCGACCATAGCTCACTTTCTCACCATTCTGAACCCAAGGAAGTAAATCATCAGTCATCCAACCGCCATGCTTCTTAGGCATGTAAACCCAAGGAGACTTGTTCCAGATTGGTTGAGGGGCCATTTGTTGAGTCGACC is a window encoding:
- a CDS encoding Na+/H+ antiporter NhaC family protein: MTILSYADSPLSIFPPLLAIVLAIISRRVLLSLGSGILAGALLVTNFSIEHAGKYIADTVTGLFWSDGQLSTWNIYILLFLILLGVMTALMTVSGSAKVFAQWAKVHVKSRRDAKVLTMILGIVIFIDDYFNSLVVGSVARPLTDRYYISRAKLAYLLDSTAAPVCVISPVSSWGAYIIALIGGILTTHGFHNVSYLGTFVEMIPMNFYAIFSLLLLFCVCMYGLDVGSMKQHEINAQRGELYDPIKGTPPGSIADLPEEQNGKVSGLFIPIAILVFATVSFMILTGVQQLQMEHLPLSLIKAFEKTNVSLSLVLGSSTGLIVTLWLAVKQKMPADKIKLAILHGIKSMLPAIYILIFAWTISGVIGHLQTGKYMATLASGNIHFALLPAVMFVLAGITSFSTGTSWGTFGIMLPIAADMSMGTHSSMMVPMLAAVLSGSVFGDHCSPISDTTILSSTGASCHHIDHVTTQLPYALMAATISMFGYLVLGLTSSVMWGLVTCCTLFIGLVAILKYKASKP
- a CDS encoding thymidine kinase — protein: MAQLYFYYSAMNAGKSTSLLQSSYNYRERGMNTLVLTAAIDDRYGVGKVASRIGLETEASIFGAESNLVELVESALKEQEIHCILVDESQFLTKEQVKQLTHVVDNMDIPVLCYGLRTDFQGELFNGSQYLLAWADKLVELKTICHCGRKANMVVRLDGDGKVMKEGEQVAIGGNESYESVCRKHYREFIWDQ
- a CDS encoding phosphotransferase encodes the protein MESFPAEVISALEYCEHDTRLSIIPHMTSVSTLTAGKSNRNFLINTPTQDYVLRVNSAESSFICDRENEIECWRIAEQSSLAPKLFWVSGDNNFYLSEYIQQPIDKGYGLKEVQKLLNALSTLPLPTKIITCEQQWQIYQQQVQSITTQLLQTNNFDLLTEYEQWNKLKSKLDSLQPNIKGWVDFLESLNVKPQFCHRDLNPENILIKNGQLICIDFEYACQSHPLFELASLIENHDLTESDKKLIVTDYLKSHSELNLSNRVEFEIATKLFWSFYDYWVVIMAGRVLIEQLESSSEITETSKQFKEYYSLAK
- the pnuC gene encoding nicotinamide riboside transporter PnuC, whose translation is MDLITKIQSEMSVMTNWEALAVILAVAYLVLAMRQNIWCWAAAFTSSLIYTIIFWKVSLLMDSILNFYYIAMAIYGYWMWTQGGAEQHGVKVVSWSKQRHLAIIATTTIVSLILGYFMANHTHASYPYLDTATTCFAVVTTYLVAKKVLENWLYWLVINSVSIYLYINKELMLTSVLFGLYLVLSVIGYKQWRDSMKQNSSSDKTESFA
- a CDS encoding TonB-dependent receptor, whose product is MLNQALKQKLSPLALIISAAVCGQAIAETKQNDDIEVIKVTADFRQHDLLTLPASATIIDAKQLEDEGDQHFEDVLNSIANFNWSGATSRPRYFQIRGVGEQEDYKGAPNSSVGYVIDDIDLSGLGMVSSMYDLQQVEVLRGPQGTRYGANALAGLIYLKSNDPSDVFEHGAEVSVGNDDLRTFSGFSSGPISDSVLYRVSIQQHNQNGFRKNTFLNRDDTNKRDEFSGRMKLRWLINDGTTADLTVLHANFDNGYDAWTLNNNGFKTLSDKPGKDSQRTTGSSLKISHTGADDFNITSITSFSESKHLHAYDSDWANPKYWESRKCGDKPCEYNAIWSKTGNRKTLSQEFRLTPKESGRIFAGSTDWLVGVYAMNLKEDNSQFDVYNGDRGGIDSDYEATNYAVFGQLDTDLGNGYSLSNGLRFERRNSDYTDSKKEAFSPSENMWGGHISLSKTLSKQHSTYIRIARGYKAGGFNMSLPKGFEDKKQFDTEVLYNYELGFKSRWLDNSLSTNVALFYMDRQDQQVSASQQDPDRPDRFILYTENAGNSSNYGLEVDAKWQATDNLEVYASLGLLRATYGDYSYKDKRGKVIDLSGRELAHAPKFTNSLGATYRADNGIFVNLNTSGKSKFFYSDSNDSKSKGYQIFNARVGYETEDWGVYLWGRNLFDKKYGVRGFFFGNEPDQDWVKKQYIRFGDPRAFGITTNIKF
- a CDS encoding DUF3360 family protein, with protein sequence MSENKMNDQNLDNASYQELHRPASEFESRSDYLEHELQIMKPRRWGLNLPGRDFRFEWEDLVPAIAGTIGITVMYSAVMAAWAAGLTEKWPHVNLGADFAIQVMRVEMLIPALLFCVLSSGFINPRANLGGNHGPMIPLIGTIALAGAHPLALAILIGVFGLILSWLKGGSRLVNLTSSGVAGGLLVYLGFMGAKGQITSLFDWSAGLQAKHALDYSLSYVAFVILLINVVLYAFLAKIEKRWLAIPLCSITAIIVAFGLGAGLDLQFVTAPGLPNLNPVYWWGSTETGWQLGLPNVEHFIASLPFAILAVAMWSPDFLGHRIFQELNYPKGTDKVLMDVDDTMTTCSLRQIVGTAVGGGNITSSWGTYMIPAAIAKRPIPAGAILLGLLCIVVAILGYPMDVAVWRPVMSIALLVGVFLPLLEAGLQMVKDSVSSQAAGICIFAAFVANPVLAWALTMLLDNNGLIGDKERPKQLSFADRVVIPTLAFVICLAAMLAVGMIKGIPAII